One segment of Nostoc flagelliforme CCNUN1 DNA contains the following:
- a CDS encoding transposase: protein MLQPHRSRYWLNANPPDPKVFKQEVQQVCHLYQKAEELKLESVHVVSTDEMTGIQALERAYPTQEMELGKIEYQEFEYIRHGTLSLIASWGVAEGLVLNASVKETRNEDDFANHIAQIIATNPNDGWIFVTDQLNTHKSESLVRQVATNCGIDIDLGIKGKSGILHSMESRAAFLTDTSHRIRFVYTPKHSSWLNQIECWFSILVRRLLRRGNFISTHDLKQQILNFINYFNCTLAKPFVWKFLGYPDSA from the coding sequence ATGTTGCAACCACATCGAAGTCGTTACTGGTTAAACGCAAATCCACCAGATCCAAAAGTATTTAAACAAGAGGTTCAGCAGGTTTGTCATTTATATCAAAAAGCAGAAGAACTAAAACTTGAGAGTGTACATGTTGTCAGTACGGATGAGATGACAGGTATTCAAGCACTCGAACGAGCATATCCCACCCAGGAAATGGAACTTGGCAAAATTGAATACCAAGAATTTGAGTACATTCGGCATGGAACCCTTTCTTTAATTGCCTCTTGGGGCGTAGCTGAAGGACTTGTACTAAATGCCTCTGTTAAAGAAACACGCAACGAAGATGATTTCGCTAATCATATTGCTCAAATAATCGCTACCAATCCAAACGATGGATGGATTTTTGTTACCGATCAACTCAATACTCATAAGTCTGAGTCTTTAGTTCGACAAGTTGCAACTAACTGCGGTATAGACATTGATTTAGGTATTAAAGGTAAATCTGGTATTCTCCATTCGATGGAGTCTCGTGCAGCATTTTTAACTGATACAAGTCATCGAATTCGTTTTGTTTACACTCCAAAGCATAGTTCTTGGCTCAATCAGATTGAGTGTTGGTTTAGTATTTTGGTACGTCGTTTACTTCGACGTGGTAACTTTATTTCTACTCACGACCTCAAACAACAAATTTTGAATTTTATTAATTACTTTAATTGCACTTTGGCAAAGCCATTTGTTTGGAAGTTTTTAGGCTATCCTGATTCTGCTTAG
- a CDS encoding ISL3 family transposase, with product MKFTVEQILNLPDMKVLDFQEIEGEEIIITIEKSVNYSTCPSCGQNTQSIHQNHWRMIHDLSWSKKPVLLKINRRQFKCHKCKKVFSEKLDFVDKSKGYTKRLATDIVQQVLNSNIHRVAERNGLSDEEVESMLKKQASQILNINLSQVKKLGIDEIALVKGQGNYLAVLVDLDTHKPIEIVQSRRIEDIREVIAGWGFEVLNQIEEVSIDLWSPYKSLVEDLMPNANITADRFHVMKQVNDELDRMRKTEKKAAMSLEDKSEKSRQLEALNKSKYSLIKNEDSLNEKQKSKLNSVLEVSPTLAKMHALKEQFRQIFETTKSWGDSITQLLDWMYDARSYFPKSLGTMVRWFGEIVGYFDGRTTSGTVEGINNKLKLIKRLGYGFRNFSNFRLRSLLNWHFSINSP from the coding sequence ATGAAATTTACTGTAGAGCAAATCCTGAATCTGCCCGATATGAAAGTATTAGATTTTCAAGAAATTGAAGGGGAAGAAATAATTATAACGATAGAAAAAAGCGTCAACTATTCGACTTGCCCATCTTGTGGGCAAAATACTCAGAGTATACATCAAAATCATTGGCGGATGATTCATGATTTATCTTGGAGTAAAAAGCCAGTACTCTTAAAAATAAATCGTCGCCAGTTCAAATGTCATAAATGTAAAAAAGTCTTTAGTGAGAAATTAGATTTTGTAGATAAAAGTAAAGGATATACAAAAAGATTAGCAACAGACATAGTACAACAAGTATTAAATAGTAACATTCATAGGGTTGCCGAAAGGAATGGATTGAGTGATGAAGAAGTAGAATCAATGTTAAAAAAGCAAGCTTCACAAATATTAAATATTAATCTAAGCCAGGTAAAAAAGTTAGGTATAGATGAAATAGCTTTAGTTAAAGGTCAAGGAAACTACTTAGCAGTATTAGTGGATTTAGATACTCATAAGCCAATTGAAATAGTGCAATCACGACGAATAGAAGATATCCGTGAAGTAATTGCTGGCTGGGGATTTGAAGTACTTAATCAAATAGAAGAAGTGAGTATTGATCTCTGGTCGCCTTATAAAAGCTTAGTAGAAGATTTAATGCCAAATGCTAACATAACTGCTGACAGGTTTCATGTGATGAAACAAGTAAATGATGAATTAGATAGGATGCGTAAAACTGAGAAGAAAGCAGCAATGTCGTTAGAAGATAAATCCGAAAAATCTCGCCAACTAGAGGCATTAAATAAAAGCAAATATAGTTTAATTAAAAATGAAGATTCTTTAAACGAAAAGCAAAAATCAAAATTAAACTCCGTGTTAGAGGTGTCGCCGACTCTGGCTAAAATGCACGCACTTAAAGAACAATTCCGCCAGATATTTGAAACCACTAAATCTTGGGGAGATAGCATAACACAATTATTAGATTGGATGTATGATGCACGTTCATACTTTCCGAAAAGTCTAGGGACAATGGTGAGATGGTTTGGGGAAATAGTCGGTTATTTTGATGGCAGAACTACCAGTGGTACTGTAGAAGGAATTAATAATAAACTCAAGTTAATTAAAAGACTTGGGTATGGCTTTCGTAATTTTAGCAATTTTCGATTACGCAGTTTATTAAACTGGCACTTTTCTATTAATTCTCCATAA
- a CDS encoding DEAD/DEAH box helicase, whose amino-acid sequence MAQTALTFELRNYQQKWIKSIWNSWGLGNRRVLAQLPTGAGKTVCFAHICHKFFQQQQQVLVIAHRIELISQAAEKLEQIIGESVGIIKSGVPAHPERRVQVASVQTLARRKILELPLDIGLLIFDEAHHASASSYRRLIENYENAQILGVTATPQRIDGQGFVDLFDDLVIGVDTAQLIKAGYLSKFRLFTTNQTISTLGVLKSCGDFRAKELAVAVTSQIGVTDILENYLKYAQNLRTVIFASSLEHSRALADEFCRHQISAEHLDGQTPPQQRLEILQRFRTGTTQVITNYEILTEGYDCPNIECIYCVRPTESSTLWLQMTGRVLRTHSLKPTAVIIDVTDNWKKHGLPDEQRQWSLSPTTILESNSKGLIQCEHCTHAFKPLSHELAIIYAEMGEDGKIIQHHQATCPSCATTIDFKTLETISSNQTFTKIRLRHSLTLEITEIDLSVSVYKLEMVDDLLTKQRLKNAHPSKIYTAIFMAFIESITKFTLGDWREIVKMVEPTQPLITKKAWELYTEAFERHKNRLLALSFIEQRKSKGQPSSPAAMKETVPQPQEPRTDSISSQKLAQPQSPNFKKNLGNPYFRQKYASEWKQSLEHCSMLTADFLKINAGLFHVETTPQSVNISIEIRGLDGLKSKINEICDQTEIQQAFSQGFGKQAKVMLRLD is encoded by the coding sequence ATGGCACAGACGGCTCTTACATTTGAACTAAGAAATTACCAGCAGAAATGGATAAAGTCTATTTGGAACTCTTGGGGATTAGGTAATAGAAGAGTACTTGCTCAACTTCCTACAGGTGCGGGGAAAACAGTCTGTTTTGCCCATATTTGCCATAAATTCTTTCAGCAGCAACAACAGGTTTTAGTAATTGCTCATCGCATTGAACTAATTTCTCAAGCTGCCGAAAAGTTAGAGCAAATTATTGGGGAATCGGTTGGCATTATCAAATCAGGTGTCCCGGCTCATCCCGAACGCAGAGTTCAAGTTGCTAGTGTTCAAACCTTAGCCAGACGAAAAATATTAGAACTTCCTTTAGATATTGGACTTTTAATCTTTGATGAGGCGCATCACGCCAGCGCTTCATCATATAGACGGCTGATCGAAAATTATGAAAATGCTCAAATATTAGGTGTCACTGCCACTCCTCAAAGAATTGATGGTCAAGGTTTTGTTGATTTATTTGATGATCTAGTTATTGGTGTTGACACCGCTCAATTAATTAAGGCTGGCTATTTAAGTAAGTTTCGATTATTTACTACTAACCAAACAATTTCTACTCTTGGAGTTTTAAAGTCTTGTGGCGATTTTAGAGCCAAGGAACTAGCGGTTGCTGTTACTAGCCAAATCGGAGTTACCGACATCCTTGAAAACTACTTAAAATATGCACAAAATCTCCGCACAGTTATTTTTGCATCTAGTTTAGAACATTCTCGCGCTCTTGCCGATGAATTTTGTCGTCATCAGATTAGTGCCGAACATTTGGATGGACAAACTCCTCCACAACAAAGATTAGAAATCTTACAGCGTTTTCGCACTGGCACTACTCAAGTCATTACTAATTACGAAATCTTAACCGAGGGCTATGACTGCCCGAATATCGAATGTATCTACTGTGTTCGTCCCACTGAAAGCTCTACTCTTTGGCTTCAGATGACCGGACGTGTTCTCAGGACTCATTCTCTCAAACCTACTGCGGTAATCATTGATGTTACAGACAACTGGAAAAAGCACGGTCTTCCTGATGAGCAGCGTCAATGGAGTTTATCACCTACAACTATATTAGAATCGAATTCTAAAGGGTTAATTCAATGTGAGCATTGCACCCATGCTTTTAAACCTCTGTCTCACGAATTAGCAATTATTTATGCAGAAATGGGTGAGGATGGAAAAATAATTCAGCATCATCAAGCTACCTGTCCAAGCTGCGCTACAACCATTGATTTTAAAACCCTTGAAACTATCTCTTCAAACCAAACCTTTACCAAAATCCGGCTCCGGCACAGCTTGACACTTGAGATTACAGAAATTGACCTTTCTGTGTCTGTTTATAAACTTGAGATGGTTGACGACCTCCTTACCAAACAGCGTTTAAAAAACGCTCATCCTAGCAAAATCTACACTGCTATCTTCATGGCTTTTATTGAAAGTATCACTAAATTTACCCTTGGTGATTGGCGAGAAATCGTCAAAATGGTTGAACCTACACAACCTTTGATTACCAAAAAAGCCTGGGAACTATATACTGAAGCTTTTGAACGGCACAAAAATCGCCTTCTTGCTCTCTCTTTTATTGAACAGCGAAAATCAAAAGGACAACCTAGTAGTCCAGCAGCGATGAAAGAAACTGTACCCCAACCCCAAGAGCCACGGACAGATTCTATCTCTTCTCAAAAACTAGCCCAACCACAATCACCTAACTTCAAAAAGAATTTAGGCAATCCTTATTTTCGCCAAAAGTATGCATCTGAATGGAAACAATCTTTAGAACACTGTTCAATGTTGACTGCTGATTTCTTGAAGATCAATGCCGGATTATTTCATGTAGAAACTACACCCCAGTCTGTCAACATTTCTATTGAAATTCGAGGGCTGGACGGACTGAAATCAAAAATCAACGAAATTTGCGATCAAACTGAAATTCAGCAAGCTTTCAGTCAAGGTTTTGGCAAGCAAGCCAAGGTGATGTTGCGATTAGATTGA
- a CDS encoding IS630 family transposase (programmed frameshift) — protein MEELIEFIQANPDPRELKRALAVQMLMQNYKHSTIGHILGVSVGFVNKWKYIFGEQGVAGLRLRYKGSKSYLDSTQKQILLSWLQQKNYWHLSELKEYLSDNFDVSFESNQSYYYLLKQANISWKKTQKSNPRKDPDLVAKKKLEITAWLTAHQQEIVSGELVVFFEDECHLLWGDICGYIWGNTKERIEVPVINERQRQTYFGALNYYTQEFLIKPCKKGDSSNAIAFVEYLISQYPKSRIALIWDGASYHRSNEFKAYLGRINQGLNEDEYKVTCIRFAPNDPTQNPVEDIWLHAKNFIREFYHLCKSFSHVKRLFELVTHHQVFDFPKIFMYGSFFSQLI, from the exons ATGGAAGAGTTAATAGAATTCATTCAGGCGAACCCAGATCCCAGAGAACTAAAACGGGCACTAGCTGTACAAATGCTCATGCAAAACTATAAACATTCAACAATTGGACATATTTTAGGAGTGTCTGTAGGCTTTGTAAACAAATGGAAATATATATTTGGAGAACAGGGTGTCGCTGGACTGAGGCTGAGATACAAAGGATCAAAAAGTTATCTTGATTCGACACAAAAACAAATATTATTAAGCTGGCTACAACAGAAGAATTACTGGCATTTATCAGAATTAAAAGAGTATCTATCAGATAATTTTGATGTAAGTTTTGAGTCGAATCAAAGTTATTATTACTTATTGAAACAGGCTAATATAAGTTGGAAGAAAACACAAAAAAGTAATCCCCGTAAAGACCCGGATTTAGTTGCAAA AAAAAAACTAGAAATAACAGCGTGGCTGACGGCACACCAGCAAGAGATAGTGTCTGGCGAACTCGTAGTTTTCTTTGAAGATGAATGTCACCTATTATGGGGAGATATTTGTGGTTATATTTGGGGAAACACCAAGGAACGGATTGAAGTTCCAGTTATCAATGAACGACAACGACAAACCTATTTTGGCGCTCTAAATTATTACACACAAGAATTTTTAATTAAGCCTTGTAAAAAAGGTGATTCTAGCAATGCGATCGCTTTCGTAGAATATTTAATTTCTCAGTACCCCAAAAGCCGTATTGCCTTGATTTGGGATGGAGCTAGTTATCACCGTTCCAATGAATTTAAAGCTTATTTAGGTCGGATTAATCAAGGCTTAAATGAAGATGAATATAAAGTTACTTGTATTCGATTTGCACCTAATGATCCAACACAAAATCCTGTAGAAGACATCTGGTTACACGCTAAAAACTTTATTCGAGAGTTTTATCATTTATGCAAATCCTTCTCTCATGTCAAAAGATTATTTGAACTTGTTACTCATCATCAAGTTTTTGACTTTCCAAAGATATTTATGTATGGTTCATTTTTTTCACAACTCATTTAG
- a CDS encoding transposase — protein MTPNKNDCIPEQFRFGLVKSCPVVVNFNGEPVTSDAGLILIAELDRKREITSRLAACFKDYREPNKILHPVNGLIAQRIYGLIMGYEDVNDHETLRHDGIFALAVGKAINLEQEPITLAGKSTLNRIEHCPEDISSRADSRYHRIEHDASAIETLLVELFLVVEFFETLFPPSPDLKNDAAVFVDNSVWYCSLDYQTLDSWSRQRRVVAKVEYSYKEVDTRFVVTSLPVNKIPPGRLYTQKYCPRGNMENCLKEQKLGLHSDRTSTHTFEGNQLRLWFASIAYILMNALREQCLAKTEFKNATVEIIRTKLLKLGAVITIRKRRILIAISSACPYKEIFAMVYKSLSQLPCPG, from the coding sequence ATGACCCCAAATAAAAACGATTGTATACCGGAACAGTTCAGATTTGGACTAGTAAAATCATGTCCAGTTGTAGTTAATTTCAATGGTGAGCCTGTAACATCTGATGCAGGATTAATATTAATTGCGGAACTAGATAGAAAAAGAGAAATAACATCACGGCTGGCAGCATGTTTTAAAGATTACCGAGAGCCAAACAAAATTCTGCATCCAGTTAATGGCTTAATTGCACAAAGAATATATGGCTTAATCATGGGCTATGAAGATGTAAATGACCATGAAACTCTACGCCATGATGGGATATTCGCACTGGCAGTAGGAAAAGCAATTAATTTAGAACAAGAACCAATTACTCTGGCTGGAAAAAGTACCTTAAATCGGATCGAGCATTGTCCAGAAGATATCTCTTCAAGAGCAGATAGCCGATATCACCGTATTGAACATGATGCATCAGCCATAGAAACACTCCTAGTTGAGCTATTTTTAGTAGTCGAGTTTTTTGAAACCTTATTTCCTCCATCACCAGATTTAAAGAACGACGCAGCAGTATTTGTTGATAACTCAGTTTGGTATTGCTCTCTTGACTATCAAACTCTAGATAGTTGGAGCCGTCAGCGTCGTGTTGTCGCCAAAGTTGAATATAGCTATAAAGAAGTCGATACTCGCTTTGTAGTTACTTCGCTCCCTGTTAATAAAATCCCGCCAGGGCGACTTTATACTCAAAAGTACTGCCCGCGCGGGAATATGGAAAATTGTTTAAAAGAACAAAAGCTAGGGTTACATAGTGATAGAACAAGTACCCATACGTTTGAAGGGAATCAATTACGTTTGTGGTTTGCGTCTATTGCTTATATTTTGATGAATGCTCTACGAGAACAATGTTTAGCAAAGACGGAATTCAAAAATGCAACTGTTGAGATTATACGCACAAAATTATTGAAGCTAGGAGCCGTCATTACTATTAGGAAACGACGAATTTTAATCGCAATTAGTAGTGCCTGCCCTTATAAAGAGATTTTCGCAATGGTTTATAAGAGTTTATCTCAATTACCTTGCCCTGGCTGA
- a CDS encoding helix-turn-helix domain-containing protein: MTNTEIASSLRLTRGQVRLWRTRWQNAAQEWEQVKSEDIEDETLFTQIISILKDEPRRGNPGKFSLEEIVQIIAVACEIPATSERPVSHWTPKELADEVVKRKIVSEISPRSVGRFLKSSNVATTSKSLLVKRKSTRSKSI; this comes from the coding sequence ATGACGAATACGGAAATTGCGTCATCATTACGATTAACACGGGGACAGGTGCGATTATGGCGAACAAGATGGCAAAATGCAGCTCAAGAATGGGAGCAAGTCAAATCAGAAGATATCGAGGATGAAACGTTGTTCACACAGATCATCTCGATACTTAAAGATGAGCCACGACGTGGGAATCCAGGAAAATTTAGTCTGGAAGAAATCGTTCAAATTATTGCAGTTGCGTGTGAAATACCAGCAACTTCGGAGCGTCCAGTCAGCCACTGGACGCCCAAAGAGCTTGCAGACGAAGTGGTCAAGCGCAAAATAGTATCAGAGATTTCGCCCCGAAGCGTAGGTCGTTTTTTAAAATCAAGCAATGTTGCAACCACATCGAAGTCGTTACTGGTTAAACGCAAATCCACCAGATCCAAAAGTATTTAA
- a CDS encoding RpoD/SigA family RNA polymerase sigma factor: protein MSSLSSDMVRIYLQEIGQYPLLKPEEEIAYGRQVQEMIAIEQSKNELTQQLDREPTMKELANAVDQTETQVRAALHLGQKAKQKMVTANLRLVVSVAKKYQNRNLEFLDLIQEGAIGLQRGIEKFDPNLGYKLSTYAYWWISQAMTRAIAEQSRTIRLPVHLTEILNKIKKVQRESFLKLGRHATAEEIAASLNISPDKLREYLAASRTAISLNKKVGDEQETELGEILTDVGVSPEKLLTQELLSQDVAKLLEPLTPIQRQVLTLSFGLENDQHFNLAQIGKELNLSRERIRQIQVKAISILRHHQNDIQEYLLD, encoded by the coding sequence ATGTCCAGCCTCAGTTCAGACATGGTTCGCATCTATTTACAAGAAATTGGTCAGTATCCTTTATTAAAGCCAGAGGAAGAAATTGCTTATGGGAGACAGGTACAAGAAATGATTGCGATTGAGCAATCTAAAAATGAACTGACCCAACAGCTAGACCGGGAACCAACAATGAAAGAATTAGCCAACGCTGTTGACCAAACTGAGACACAAGTCCGAGCAGCACTACACCTTGGTCAAAAAGCTAAACAAAAAATGGTGACAGCAAACTTGCGGCTAGTAGTTTCTGTTGCCAAGAAATACCAAAATCGCAATTTGGAATTTTTAGATTTGATCCAAGAAGGAGCAATCGGTTTGCAAAGGGGTATAGAAAAGTTTGACCCGAACCTGGGCTATAAGCTCTCGACCTACGCATACTGGTGGATTAGCCAAGCTATGACAAGAGCCATCGCAGAACAATCCCGCACGATTCGATTGCCTGTTCATCTAACCGAAATACTAAACAAAATTAAAAAGGTGCAGCGAGAAAGCTTTCTAAAACTCGGTCGCCATGCCACTGCTGAAGAAATAGCTGCATCATTAAACATCAGCCCCGATAAGCTTCGAGAATATCTCGCCGCTTCTCGTACAGCCATTTCTTTAAATAAAAAAGTTGGAGATGAGCAAGAAACAGAATTGGGCGAAATTTTAACAGACGTTGGTGTTTCACCAGAAAAACTCCTTACCCAAGAACTTCTATCCCAAGACGTGGCTAAATTATTAGAACCACTCACACCAATTCAACGTCAAGTGTTGACTTTAAGCTTTGGTCTGGAGAACGATCAGCATTTCAATCTCGCTCAAATTGGTAAAGAGCTAAACCTCAGTCGAGAGCGGATTCGTCAAATCCAGGTCAAAGCTATAAGTATTCTTCGCCATCATCAAAATGATATCCAAGAGTATTTATTAGATTAA
- a CDS encoding Ku family protein, translating to MTTAIDAKRRVADYVNRLPITERPRWIAEYQLQGLVTLPEPPAQHQPSQTGIPNPDIADIDEEFVQSIINPGAMKILQAIAANYPGYIRIDAAWIDELCDAASNQNMTLRSNHHFYLSGGTQSGKSTLAGVIINKIAAKSQTPAIVIGSDPKDEITRWLCRFTRKFDGMKALRNWITFATNAIDEQKARVAKVGGECQGVPELFLAQDEVDSVFGGGKGLPGMVDADTAKDLQGFWNYIIKFTAGLKGHGLFMGQSPLSGETGFSRPSLKNVCFIAMGQTSSYILDHPQDFVNVKKEILEVLRQACEMLDKAGVRYALVIPTRSNPFVALIPEFDIKGLEQKQDSKPSNDTVSSSKNNQQPSQQQIDWYEEIRLWATELGRKPQYQEIKQKWHELTGQELNEKGVTLLLENLGYRED from the coding sequence GTGACTACAGCGATTGATGCCAAACGCAGAGTTGCTGATTATGTGAATCGTCTGCCCATTACTGAGCGCCCCCGGTGGATAGCTGAATACCAGTTGCAAGGCTTGGTAACTCTGCCCGAACCACCAGCACAACACCAACCTTCGCAGACTGGTATTCCAAATCCTGATATTGCTGACATTGATGAAGAATTTGTGCAGAGCATCATCAATCCAGGTGCGATGAAAATTCTGCAAGCGATCGCTGCAAATTATCCTGGTTACATCAGAATTGATGCTGCGTGGATTGATGAACTGTGTGATGCTGCATCTAATCAAAATATGACTCTTCGCAGTAATCACCATTTTTACCTTTCTGGTGGTACACAATCTGGGAAGTCCACTCTGGCTGGAGTGATTATCAATAAAATTGCTGCAAAATCTCAAACACCAGCAATTGTGATTGGCAGCGATCCAAAGGATGAAATTACCAGATGGCTGTGCAGATTCACACGTAAGTTTGACGGCATGAAAGCCTTAAGAAATTGGATTACTTTTGCCACTAACGCGATTGACGAACAAAAAGCTAGGGTTGCAAAAGTTGGTGGCGAATGTCAGGGTGTTCCCGAATTATTTCTTGCACAGGATGAGGTTGACAGTGTTTTTGGCGGTGGCAAGGGACTTCCGGGAATGGTTGATGCTGATACTGCCAAAGACTTGCAAGGCTTTTGGAACTATATCATCAAATTCACTGCTGGGTTAAAGGGTCATGGTCTATTTATGGGCCAGTCCCCACTTTCTGGGGAAACCGGATTTAGCCGCCCATCTCTGAAAAACGTTTGCTTTATTGCAATGGGGCAGACATCAAGCTATATCCTTGACCATCCCCAGGACTTTGTAAACGTCAAAAAGGAGATTTTAGAAGTCTTGCGACAGGCTTGTGAAATGTTAGATAAAGCCGGAGTCCGGTATGCCTTGGTGATTCCCACTCGATCTAATCCCTTTGTTGCCCTAATCCCGGAATTTGATATCAAGGGACTGGAACAAAAGCAAGATTCTAAGCCAAGTAATGACACTGTTAGTAGTTCTAAAAACAATCAGCAACCCTCACAGCAGCAGATTGATTGGTATGAAGAAATTCGACTTTGGGCAACAGAACTAGGCAGGAAACCTCAGTATCAAGAGATCAAGCAGAAGTGGCACGAATTAACCGGACAGGAATTAAACGAAAAAGGCGTTACCTTACTGCTAGAAAATCTCGGCTATCGGGAGGATTAG
- a CDS encoding HAD family hydrolase yields the protein MVKNRFKLVIFDCDGVLVDSEPIINRIFAETLTEAGFPITYAEVTQKFIGKSLKTCLEIIEASYKKPLPKNFVELCKEREIAPLQQELQPVSGITEILEQITLPKCVASNSSHRHIQMVLKLTGLLDKFEIL from the coding sequence ATGGTCAAAAATCGGTTCAAGCTTGTAATTTTTGATTGTGATGGAGTCTTGGTTGATAGTGAACCAATCATCAATCGTATTTTTGCAGAAACGCTCACGGAAGCCGGTTTTCCTATCACCTATGCAGAAGTAACTCAAAAATTTATCGGCAAGTCTCTAAAAACCTGTTTAGAGATTATCGAAGCATCTTACAAGAAACCATTGCCCAAAAACTTTGTCGAACTTTGCAAGGAACGAGAAATTGCTCCCTTGCAGCAAGAATTACAGCCAGTTTCAGGAATTACCGAAATATTGGAGCAAATTACATTACCCAAATGTGTGGCATCAAATAGTAGCCACCGCCATATTCAAATGGTATTGAAATTAACGGGGCTTCTGGATAAATTTGAGATTTTGTGA